The following nucleotide sequence is from Mucilaginibacter sp. cycad4.
CAGATCTTTGGAGCGCTGGATAGCGAGCAATGCTCCCTGCCGGTTAAAGGATCGAAGGAACTGTAGCTTATCAGCCCCTGTTGCATAAAGCCGGTCAATGCTTTCGATGCGCTCCGCGTCTGACATCCGAAGCTCATTCGCCGTAATCAAATGCGTGAGTTCCGTCAGGTCATCCAGACTTTCGGCGAGTAGCCTGGAATACACATTTTCCATGTAAGCAAGCTCAGTGACGTTGAAAACATCGCTGCTCCGGAATCCCGAGATGGCCGCCTTATACTCACCTACTAATCTGACCTGCATACTGATGATTTCACCTACACGCCCGTAGTTCCTGATAGAAGGGTTGATGGCCATCAAGCTTCCCAGATAGAGATCGTGCAGGTTAAAATTACCTTTGGATAAGTTCGAGACCAGGCCATAGCCTTTGCTATAGATCTGGTAGCCGGTCTTCATATCGTTTAGGATATTCTTGAACTGTGTTAGCTTCTTCACATCGAGTATCAGTTGCTGGAGTTCCTGGCTTTGAGCCGATGCTTTCCCTGGAATGATGAAGGACAATAGCTGCAAAACCAGCGGTAACATATATTTCAAAAGATGCTTCATAGCGAAATGGTTAATGAGTGAAGTATAAAGCCCTGCTCGCCTGTAAGGAGCTGTTTTCCAGCTGCCGCTGAACGATGAGTATTTTAACACCATCCAGGAAAGACATCATAAACCGGTAGTTATCCTTCATCGCTTCATGGATCTCACTGATCAGCCGCAGTCGCTCCGAATCATTCACTTTCAGCCGGCCATCCGTAATAACCTGCTGAAGTTGAGCGATCTGTAAATCGCAGTCCCTGTTAACGGCGTTACCCACCGTTGCTACGTATTGCACTTCCTGAGGCCTCAATCCGGTATGCTCATTCACCTTTCCAAATGCCCGGCCTATTTCGCTCCGCCAGTTCAGGATCTCGTCGATCTGCGGATTTTTCCTGATCGCAGGATCAGCGGTTTCGAGCCTGGTATAAAATCCGGTATGCAGCGTGTATTCAGAACTGAGATAACCGGATATGGAACCGAGTCCTTTGCCGGCGATCTGATAGCCATCCCTGACGTAGCCGCCAAGAACCTGGAGCGCGGCAATCTGCTGAAGCAGGTATTTCTTCTGAGTGCTGTTCTGCCGGAACCACTCCGCGAAAGTTTGTGCATGGGCTTTTGTGCCCATGGCCGGAACAGCCAGTACCCAGGAAGTATAAAAAAACAGCATGAAAACCCGTTTGCTGCATTTTCGTTTGTTGGTCTTATTGAGAGATTCCATAAAGCTTTTTGATGGTTTTTATTTCACCTGTTTCCTTGCCACGCTGCTGGCTGAGTAATATATTCTGCTCGTTGAAGCGATGCAGATCATCATAGTTTTCATCAAGCTGATCGCCCGCTTTATTGATGAGAACGAGCCGCTGCTCATCGGTCATCTGGGTTTTGAACCCGTTAATGACCATCATGATCTGATCCAGGTTCTTCAGGCTTGCATCCAGCATTCCGGCATACACCTCTTCCATATAGCTCAATTCCGCCGGGCTGAAACGGCCATTATGATTGACCACCGCCCAGGCTTGCCGGTATTCCCTGACCATTGCCAATTGCTTTGTCGTCATATCCTTGATCCGCTGGTAATAAGTGATCACGGATTTGATCTGCCACAGCTCATCATAGTAATTGCTGTAGAGTTGGCGCTGCCGATCTGTCCAACCGGTAATTTCGTCCAGCCTGAGTTTGGAAAGCTGATTCTCCAAAGCCTTCTGCGCGTTTTGCAGCCAGATCGTTTGATTTTGCATGCGCTGCACTTTGAGATCGATCGCCTTGATCACTTTCGTGGCCGCGGCTTTGATAACGTCCGTAATGACGAACTGTGCCCTGGCATTTTCAGCCGATACCGATACCAGCACAAAAGCAAGACTGATCGGCAGCGTAACCTTAAAAATTTTCATAATCCTCCCTTCTCCCGACAATGCCGGGCTTTAAATCAATTAGCCATCAAATCATTGTACTTTTTGGTAGGTAGCCCCGAACGAAAGGCTTTTGAAATCCGGCTTAAAATATATCTGTCTGCCAAACGCAGTTTCCTGCAGGATAAAACCGTCTGTGTTGAATGTAGCCATCCAGCGGGTTCGTTTGTATTCCATCGGGCCAACGTTGCCATGATCGATTCTTCGAAATCCGGTCCTTCTTTCTACCTGGTAAGACTTGCTTTGCCGATTGAAATCCTGAATAATAAGCGTATCGTTCACGACACTGAATTCTTGTTTGAAGGCCGTTGTATAAATTCCGGCTATTGATTTTTCCTTAGCACTTTCACAGCCGGCTACGCATAACGTAATCATGATCATTAATTGAACTTTCAGCGTTTTCATAGGCCTTACTTTATTTTTGATTTTTTTGTTCTTTAACCATGGCGGTGATCCCCTGCTCCATACCGCCATGTATAGAAGCCAGTTCCTGGATTTTGACCCGTTCGGTACCTTCCGTCGTGTATGCAAAGTATTCCTCGGAGCTGAGTTCATTTTTCACCACCTTCATCACCTGCCCGCCGAGATCGATATAAATGTCCCGGTTTTCCTTGTTCACCGATAAGACCTGTGCTTTCCCCTTATCAGACATCCCCAATGTGGCCTGGAGTTTATCGAACTTGTTCAGATAGCTGCGCATATCCATCAGGATCTTGATCGCCGCGTTGTTAATGATCGCATCCTTCACAATAGGTGAACTGATCAGGTCGTCAAGTTCCTGGGTGACCACGTTCGGAACGCCGTTGAATTTCCGGATGGTCTTGAAGGCATACTGAATGAAACCCGCCATCCCGGAGTTCGCGATAGCTTTCCAGGCCTCGTCAATCGTTAACACCTTACGAATGCCCTTCAGTTTCCGCATCTTGGAAAGGAACATCTCCATAATGATCAGTGTCACCACCGGGAACAGGATCGGGTGGTCTTTGATGTTATCCAGCTCGATAACCACAAAGCGCTGTTCCAGCAGGTCAATATTGTCGGAAGCATTCAGCAGGTAATCGAATTCACCGCCGCAGTAAAAAGGTTGCAGCACGTACAGGAAACTGTCCAGGTCGAAATCTTTGTCCTTGACTTTATGGGTTTTCAGCACCCTGGCATAGGTTCCGGACAGATAATCGTAGAAAGTATTGAACGACGGAAATATACCTGGGTGCTTGCGGAGATGGTTATAATAGCCCTGCAAAGCATTGGATAAGGCGACATACTCGCTCCGGATAAAACTTTCGTTCTCCTGTTTCCATAAGGTCACGAGCAGTGCTTTCAGGCTCTCCTTTTTTTCCGTGTCCAATGTTTGCCCCTCCGGGATATAGAAAGGGTTGAACCGGATAGGCTTAGCTTCTTCATAGGTGAAATAATAGCCGCCGACCAGCTCGCAAAGCCCCTTGTAACTGCCGCCGATATCAACCGTTACACAATGCGCGCCCTGGTCATACAGCGTACGCAGGATATGGTTGACCGTTATGCTCTTTCCGCCGCCGGACGTCCCGCAGACCAGCATGCCCATGTTCGATGTGATACCTTTCTTTCTCGGCGCATCGAACAGGTCGATGTAAACCGGCCTGCCGGACAGGCGGTCACAGAACCGGATCCCCTGGGATGGCGGGTCACTCCGGTAATTGCTTTCCAGGTTCAGAAAACAGGTGCCCTGTTCGAGAAAAGTATCGAAGGTATCATTCAGCGGGAAGTCCGCCGCGTTTCCCGGGATACCGGCCCACCAGATCTGCGCGGCGCCGTCCGATTCCAGCTTGGCGCTGGCCCCGAGCTGCGCCATCGCGGAACCTACCTGGTTCTTGATCTCCTGCAGTTGTTCCTGCTGATCACTCCAGATCATGACATTGAAATGCGCCTTCACCGGCAGCCTTTGCTGGCTGATCGCCTCGTTCAGGAAATCATTGGTCGCATCCATGCTGATCGTGTTTTCCCGGCTGTACGCCGACAGCGATTGCAGCCGCAGCTTCTTCGCTTCCAGTTGCTTCAGCACTTTGGGCGTATCATCGATGAAGAGGAACTGGTTGTAGATATGGTTACAGTCGAGCAAAAGGTTAAGCTGGCTGGCAAATCCTATCGGGAATTTGGTCTGGTCCGTACTGTACTTTTCAAAGGTGATCCTGCTGCCGCACATCGACGGCATGTCCTCGGCATCCCCCAGGGTATAGATACGCACATGTTCATCACCGACCTTGATGCCGTCTTTCAGGTGTACATCTTTCAGCACAGGCCGCTCCCCGCCACCAAGCAAAAAGCAATACTGCTCCAGCAGTCCTGCCTGTTCCATCGTCCCGGCCAGTTCATCATCATTGAGCCGGCGAAGCGATAATAAACCGCAATCGCCGAGGATCCGCGTAAATTGCCCGGCTTTCTCTTCAAATTCCAGGAATTCCCGCTCATCGGTCGTCTGGCGCGGAACGAGGTGCTTTCGGAATAGTCCGGAAAATGCGCTGCTGGCCTGCTTGCGGTCGCCGGCTTTTTTGGTCAGCATCAGGTAACAGTCATGCTCGAGATAGGGCCGGCCCCTGAAGTGCCTGTCAGCGGCACGGTTAAGAAAGCTGCTTTCCGCTAGCCCGTTACCCTGATACTGCTGCTTAATGAACCGGTCCTGTTTGTGGATGACACTGTGTTTTGGTAATACTTTAATGGCGCGTATCCAGGCCTGGTGATAAACCTCGTAATCGTTATCCGCTAACGTAAATATTTCGGGCAGCATCAGCTGGTAGGCTATCGTGATGTCACCCTGCGCGGAAACGAGGCAGTTATGTTCCACTTTATAAACCGGGAATATCCGCGCTGCATATTGAGATGTCGCCATGACTTATTGTTTTAAGTGAAGGAATAATTTGCGGGAACTGAACTTCAGGTAGCCGGGGATATAGCGTTTCGCCGTCTTTTTCATCAGGCCGTGCTCACCATACCGGTTACTGAGCTGAAAGACCTGGTAAAACAGCCCTCCGCCGGCGGCAGCAAGCACCAGGATGCAGAGATAAGCCGGAACGCCCGTTATGTAAAGTATCGCGAACAGGACCAGCAGGGCCACCAGGCCACCTCCGAGGTAGCCGATATACTGGGCCTTAAGCCCTTTGAACTCAATTGATTTATTGATGCCTTTATTGATTTGATAGATCGCCATTTTGCTGTCCTCCTTTCGTTTTTTAAATCCCGAAGAATGATTTGAGGACAGTGGCCACCACCACAAGGAAAATACAGCTGCCGAACCAGGCGGAAGCCATCTTTCCGGTATCGTGTTCACCATCGTTCCATTTTTTATAAACCTTGATGGCTCCCACCAGTCCGCTGACAGCCCCGATCGCATACATCAGGTTGGTGCCAGTATCGAAATAGCCTTTGACCTGGTTGGTCGCTTCGGAAATACCCGCGTTGCCGTCAGCCGCCCACAGGTCCTGTATGGAAAGAGCGATAACAGAAATCAACAGGAACACGATCTTAACCATGGCATTGATCCTGCCTTTTGCATGTTTTAAAACTGAGATTTTCATATGGATATGTTTAAGGGTTAATGATTCGTCCAGTAACTTTCCAGTTCATCCGCGCTGAGCTCGAACGGGAACTGGCCTTCGCTTTCTTCCAGCAGCATTTCGGTCACCTGCTGACGATAAGGAGGCTCCCCGAGCTCCGGGTACTTTTCTACCAGGATCTTGAACAGCATTTCGAAATTTTCTTTGCTTTCTCCGGATTCGTTGATCACCCGGATCAGCGTTCTGCACTCGGACATCATTCCGGAAAATAATGCGGCCACTTCGGCGCTTGCCTCCGCTATTCCGTTATTGAATGTCCCGTCATTCCCGTCTTCGTCAGGATTGTCAGACGGTCCGAACTGAAGTTCTTCTTCCGCTGCTTCCCGATGAGCTCGGGCAGATCCCATAACCGTATAGGCCGGCTCGGGAACAAACCCCGTTTTCGCCGGATCGGTCACCGGCTGGCGACCGGAAAGCAGGTAGAGGAAGGCAATGATTTCCTTTTTGTAAAAGAAGACCGCCACGTAAGCGTAATAAAGGCTGAGCAGGATCGCCATACCGGAGATAAATGCTGGCCAGGAAATTTGACTGAGCATACTGGGTGGATTTTCCGGGGCTCCATTGCCGCCGGGTACGGTACAAAGTTGGCCAGACGGCTCCACGGTTTACTCCGAGGTAGTCCGACTCGGAGCACGACTTTTTTCATTATTTTTTCAATAAAAAAAGCGGCCGGGGCCGCTTCTGATGGATTTAGTATTTGAGTTTTTTCTGGAGTCGCGTCATGAACGCTTCCTTCATTTCGTCGATGTAGAGCGTCGGGCTCGGCCTCCCGCATAACCAGTCGTAGGTGTCATAAAAATTACCCAGGGAGATATTGAAAGCCCGCTCGATAAATTTCACGATGCTTTTCAGGTTCTTCTTGCCGAAAGCTTCTGTCGCATGCCAGCTGTAAATAAGTTCGATCAATGCGACCTTGGTCTGCTTCCAGTCGAAATCCCTTAATTCCAGGTCCGCGCCGGCAATGGTCTCCTTCCGGCTGAGGCAGGCGATGGCCTGTTCCAAATGTTCCTGTAAAAGGGCACTCGCCAGGACCTGGGCCAGCTTATTGTCATGACTGGTACTGAATGCGGGATCAAAGTCAATGATGCACAGGTCCGGATCGAGCTGGACATCATATTGGCCCCGCATAAAGTAATGCTGGTCGAGGTATGTGGCCTGTGTGCGGACGTATTGAAAAAACGACCGGTTGCTCTCAAAAAAATGATTAAGGATATTGATCTCCTGGCCATAATAATCGCTGATCACTTTACTGTCGCCAATGGGCTTACGGAGTTCGATGTTCAAAAGTGACTGGTGAAAGATGAGCTGGCATTTGAATTTGGGTTTGATCTGCTTGAAAAACCGGATCTCGTCCCCGGCTGAGCCCGGTTCATGCGCTTTACAGAAATCTTTCAGCTTCCGGAGACTCTTGAGGCATAAATGGACCGATTGTTCAAGCCTTCTGACCAAATGGTCCTCTTCCAGCAGTAAGGTGTTCAGGTCTTTATTCAGATCTGCATATAACCGTTCACTAAATTTTAAAATCATAATTCACAATGCTAAAATGAACAGGTTTGCCACCTGTCAAACGAAACAGGTGAACCTAGCAATTCCTGCGGGTATCAATTCTTCATAGGCATGTTATTTATGGAAATAAACTTTATTGACATAGGCGACCATTCGCTGAAGGTAGTCCAGCACGATAGCTGCAGTAAGCTGATCCTTGCTGTAAAAGGCATGGTTGAAACTCTTGATCGAAATATGCCCTTGTTTTTTTGAAGTAAAGTGCCGGATGAAAAAACGCATGATCGTCGCCGCGTTTTGCTCCGGAAAGCATCCGTTCTTGTGAAAAACACGGATAAACATCGCGAACTGCGGTACGGAAAGTACCAGCCTCATCTGTTCGTCCGTTCCGGGGTGTTCTACCGATGGATCCGTCGCACCATCCGTTATCTGCAACCGCAGCCAGGGCAATATCTGCTGGTCGATCGGCGGAAGCTCCTTGATGAAACGGTCGTCGGGGTTTACATAAATATCGAATAGCGCATCGGTTTCCTGCGCGATCCTGTTTTCAGGATCGCCGGCCCGGGATTGGTAGTGCCCCCTAAGCCAGTTGGCGAACCGGTAAGAATTCAGGTTTCGCTTAAATAAGATACCGGCCAGCCGTCCTGTCGTAACCGCATCTCCGCCGTTAAGTTCATCAAGGACCAGCGTAAGCAGACCATTGATCTTCGCTAACCTCCGATAACTCAGACCTGAGACCTGTACGTCTGCCAGGTATTCTTCAACATCCGCGCACAGGAGCCTTAAAAGTTCAGGCGCTGCAACCCGCGTGGCCGAAACGGCTATTTGATCAAGATATGCAGCGATAACCAGCTTTTCCTGCCTGACCGTATACGCGGAAACATGATAATCAATGTCGAAAAAACGGTAGCAACGCTGCCGCAGGAATCGGAGCAGTTGCTCCAGTTCCGTGAGGATCTCCTGAACGAACAAAGGTTTGCCGGCGCCAGGTCTTTCAGGGCCGGCCCCGTCAACCCGGTCGGAGAGCTCCGTGATACCGGCCTGGTGAAACAGAACGTACCGGCTGACCACGTGATCTTTGGCTGCACTGAAAATCCTTGTCGTCCAGTTGTTTCTGGCCCTTTCACATAATTTTCTTAAACGAAAAAGATCCGGAGGCATGGTTGGCCCTGCGATCCCGCCGGCATCCTGCAGGACTAAAAGTATTAAATCCTCGATATCTAACAATTCAGACTTCAGCAACATAAAATACTTTAAAGCGGAATAATCATATATGCGTTAATAAATAATCAAAAAACAAGCATAAAATCACTTATTATTGAATTATTTATAATTATTCATACTTTCAAAACAATATGCGTACTAATCGTAGTTATACTGGTAACTGTTGTATTAGTAGGATCCGTTCCCGTGGGCGGATCGGTCTCGCCAAAGTGATTTTTGGGGAAAGGTGCCTGGTAGTCGCATACCGTACTGACCCTTTTGATCAGTCTTTTTGTTCTTTGCGTTTTCATCGATTTTAGTTTTCAGGCAAAGGTATCCGCGCAGGGCTGCGGTGGTAACTTTATTACGCCAGGGGGCATTTGCGCCATGCAGAAAAGCCTTTGCTTCAAAATATTCAATCAAGCATCGTGAAACTATGACGTTAAAAAAGAAATTACTGGTTCATACCTTTGCCTGGCTGGTTTATATCAGCTACGAACTGGGTTTTGTGGCGATAACAAGTCGTATCCACATTACGCCCGCGCCGCTGCTGATCTATTATGCGCTCAACATTTCCCTTTTTTATTTCAATGCGCACGTACTGCTCAGCTTTGCGTTTTTAAAGACACGAAGACGGTATTTGAATGCTGCCTGCCTGATCATATTGGAGCTGGCGGTATACCTTGCTATCAAATATGTACTGGATAACGTGCTGACCGGCCATTATCTGATCGTGTCAGGGCGTCTGCCTGTATCACATCTTTATATTTATGAAAATTTGTATCGGGGCGGAAGTTTTACAGGTTTGAGCATCGCCTACTTCTCGACACGTTATATGTCACGGTTCCGCGAGAAAGCTTATCAGGAAGAAACCGGGAAGCTCAGGGCAATTACGCGGAACCTGGAGCTGGAAAATCAAATCATTTCGGTCGAAAACGCCTACCTCCAGAATCAGATAAGTCCTCACCTGCTGTTCAACTCCCTGAGCTTTATACACAGTGCCGTATATAAACTTTCAGACGCGGCCGGCAAAGGCATCATGCGCCTGGCCGAACTCATGCGCTATTCACTGCTCAGCGCCAACGGCAACGGAACAATACCGCTGCCCAGGGAAATTGAACAGATGGAAAACCTGATCGCCCTTTGTGCGATGAGGTTCCCGGGCGAATTCTTCGTGCGGGTCCATAAAAAAGGGCGCCTGAAAGGCAGGGAGATCATTCCGCTCGCCCTGATCACGCTGGTAGAAAACATGCTGAAACACGGCGATTTAGGCGATAAAAAGAATCCGGCACGTATCCGCCTGGAATTGACTGAAAACCGCCTTGTTTTTGAAGCATCGAATAAAAAGCGGCCGGTAAGCCTTTACCCGAGTGGCGGGCTCGGGTTGAAAAACATTGAAAAGCGGCTGCAAAATCATTACCGTGAGCGCTATTCGATGCTGATCAGGGATGAAAATGAACATTTTACGATAACATTAAATATTAGCCTATGAACCTGACATGCTACATCGTCGACGACGAATCCGGGGCCATCGATCTGCTGAAAGAATATATTGCGCTCATGCCCGGGTTAGAACTGACCGGAGCTTCCCAGGATCCCATGACGGCATTGGACCAGATCACCGGGGAACATGCGCCCGATATTACATTCATCGACATCGACATGAGACTGCTTTCCGGGCTTGAACTGGCGGGCATGGTCAATCTCTACACCATGGTAGTTTTCACCACAGCTTTTCCCCAGTACGCCCTACAGGCATTTTCGAAAGAAGCATTCGATTATATGCTTAAACCGATAAGTTATGACCGTTTCGCTGATTGCGTCCATCGTGCAAAACGCAAGATAACGAAGCGTTTAAAGGCTTCTCCTGCCGGTCTTCAGGATTTTTTTAATATCAAAAGTGAGATCAAGGGTAGAATGGTGAGAATTAAAATGGAGGAGGTTGTCTACATCGAAGGGGCCGGGAATTATATTACGATTCATACCCGTGATACGAAACACATCACCTACCTGACGATTAAAGAAATAATGCCTCGCCTACCGTCCCATTTTGCCAGGATACATCGCTCATTTATCGTCAATATCAATTACATCAGGATTATAGAAAGAGCGCAGGTCAGACTGGAAAATGGCCGGGCGCTGGTCATGGGGAATAATTACAAGGAATCTTTTTTGGATATGATGGATGCCAGACTGATCAAAACCGGCCGGGCGTCCTGAACTTCGCTGCGCATCAGATTTTTGCTGCAGAATGAAATGCTGAACCGGCACCTCCAACCGCTAAGGGGGCGGTATTCTACCATGATGCTTCGCTCTTCCTTTCTTAGCCAGCAGAAATTTATAAAGGAAGTAATACGTGACCATTTCCTGCTTCCTCGGCTCGTCCGTAAATATCCGGTTGACATGCATATGCACGATACTGCTTAAAAATTGATTTTTTTCCGGAGTGTCACCGGCACGGTTTTGTGCCAGATCGCGGATGGTCCGGAGAAAATGCCTGGTCGATTTCCATTTAGCGCTTAAATACTTTTCATTGCTTTCCACTAATGCCGCTTCGATTTCCTTTTGAAGCTTACGGTATTTACGGTCAAGCTCCACATGGAGCTTCGTAACCTTAAACTCGGTTAAAAAACGAGCATAGCTTTGATAACAAAAAAATACCAGGTCCTCATCCTCCTGGATGAAATTACGCAGTATTTCGAGGGTAGATCTCAATGCGAATAGAAATAGAACGCTTGGGCCGGTAATCGAACTGATCGCCTGCAGCACCAGTTCGCTGCTTGCCCAGAAAAATATCTCTGTTTTTTCAATACCGGCGTAATGATAGCGTTCCAGCTCCCTGCTGTAAACATCGACCTGGTACTCCCGTACCACATGCTGCCTGATCCGGTCTTCCAGTTTCACTTTAAATGCGCCTAAAACTTCATTGATATCCCTGCGATCGACCAGCATGCGTACCCGGAGATGCGGTGCATGGTCTTCATAGCGAACAAAGAACCATCGCCGGATCTTTCCATGGCTGAACCTTTTGCGGAGGATCGGCCGCAATTTCAAAAGTAGCCGCGAAGCGCTGATTTTAGGGGCGTAAATCTTAAGATAAAGCCATTCGGAACCCGGAATATATTTACGGCGGGATCCGCGCCGTTCTCCCGAATGATGTTTAAAAATTGCTGATGGCGGAAGTTTGAACACTTCATCGGGCAGCAGGTACGCATTATATTGCCGGACCTGCTCACCAGTGATTACCTCCTTTAAAACGACCTCACTTTTATTTCGGATACAATGCAGGAAGAAGATCGCTTCCGGCGGGTTCCGCAAACCGAAATGAAGGTGCTGATCTCCTTCTGCAATCGCGATTACATCAGGTATGCGGAGTTCTTCGCACAAGATTTGCAGTTGCTGCAGGTTTTTCTCCATCGAAGCTGTACCGAGCTTATTGAGCTGCGCTTCCCTGATCACCCAGGTCGCTGCGAACAGGATCGTTTCTCCAAATTCGACTCTCGGGTAAAATCCGAGTCCGGGGAAAAATTGGCGTAGATCGAGAACTAAGCTATTTCTCCCATACTGGTAAGGAATATCCGCCAGAAAACGAAATAAGGGTAACTTGTTAAGGCTGTGATTATAGGCCGAAGTCAGCCGGGGCACCACCACCTTTTGATGCTTTTTGGAGTATAGAAAAACCTGATGGGTATGAACTGCGACGCACAGGTCGGACAATTCTAGTTGCCGCTCAACCGGCAGCAGCGAAACAGCGCTTACCGGTAATTCATATTGCCAGATCTGCTCCCGCCTGTTGATGTTATCCGTATGCGGATCAGAAAGATGGAGGAGTTCCGCGAAGATCACACCCGGGTTTTGCGCTTCCTGGTTTTTGGCCATCGCCTTTGCTGCCTCGGTGATGGCCGGGTCGCCGACCGTAAAACGGCCCAAAAGTGCAGGTGCGTTGTTTCCGCCCGCACTTTCGATCACCACCTGCTGACCCGCCAGCCTGAAAAGCACTGACATCCCAAGCACTGCAGGTGGTTTTTGCCCGCTTTGCAACCCTGTAAGATCATCCGCTTGCAGGTGAATGACATGGGTTTGCCGGAATTGGTCGCCATGCCAGCGCTCCAGCAGCAGGCTGTGTCCGGCCGTCCATACCATCGAATCTTCAACAGGGGTATTGAGCGGAATGTGTAAAGTTTCCAGCAAAGGATGATGCTGGTCGGATTCAGGGACATGATAGCCAATGCCGGCTTCAGGATCGAGGGCGGTAAGCAAGGGAATACATTGCCCTTCGAAATAGGTGTTGAACTGCCTGGCGAAAGCCTGCATCGCGGTGTTTTTCACATCCGGGACAAGAACGGAAAGCGCATCAATACCGGACGCAATCTGGGATTGAATCGAGCTGCTCAGGACTTCCCCGGTTGAAAAACGGTGAAGAATGACACTCAATTCTTCCTTCACATGCTCCCGGGCAGGCTGTGGAAGATAAGCCCGTAAGTCTGATTTTAATTGCCTGATGTATTGCTCTTCAACGATGTGCTCCCTGAAAAGTTTTCCGGAAACAGCTTGCATCCGTTCATTGGCGTGCTGTTCGAAAAAATCCGCGCCCGTGATATTGCAACGGCTCCTGTCCAGCAAGATTTGGGCGTCAATGAGGAACTCCAGATAGGCATCGGCTTCATCAGGTGAGCATCCGGCTTCCATACCGATAAAGTCAATAAGTTCGTTCCCGCTCTTACCGCCGTGGCA
It contains:
- a CDS encoding TerB family tellurite resistance protein, with translation MKHLLKYMLPLVLQLLSFIIPGKASAQSQELQQLILDVKKLTQFKNILNDMKTGYQIYSKGYGLVSNLSKGNFNLHDLYLGSLMAINPSIRNYGRVGEIISMQVRLVGEYKAAISGFRSSDVFNVTELAYMENVYSRLLAESLDDLTELTHLITANELRMSDAERIESIDRLYATGADKLQFLRSFNRQGALLAIQRSKDLADIRTMKQVFTIKN
- a CDS encoding conjugal transfer protein TraI, translated to MKIFKVTLPISLAFVLVSVSAENARAQFVITDVIKAAATKVIKAIDLKVQRMQNQTIWLQNAQKALENQLSKLRLDEITGWTDRQRQLYSNYYDELWQIKSVITYYQRIKDMTTKQLAMVREYRQAWAVVNHNGRFSPAELSYMEEVYAGMLDASLKNLDQIMMVINGFKTQMTDEQRLVLINKAGDQLDENYDDLHRFNEQNILLSQQRGKETGEIKTIKKLYGISQ
- a CDS encoding TraG family conjugative transposon ATPase is translated as MATSQYAARIFPVYKVEHNCLVSAQGDITIAYQLMLPEIFTLADNDYEVYHQAWIRAIKVLPKHSVIHKQDRFIKQQYQGNGLAESSFLNRAADRHFRGRPYLEHDCYLMLTKKAGDRKQASSAFSGLFRKHLVPRQTTDEREFLEFEEKAGQFTRILGDCGLLSLRRLNDDELAGTMEQAGLLEQYCFLLGGGERPVLKDVHLKDGIKVGDEHVRIYTLGDAEDMPSMCGSRITFEKYSTDQTKFPIGFASQLNLLLDCNHIYNQFLFIDDTPKVLKQLEAKKLRLQSLSAYSRENTISMDATNDFLNEAISQQRLPVKAHFNVMIWSDQQEQLQEIKNQVGSAMAQLGASAKLESDGAAQIWWAGIPGNAADFPLNDTFDTFLEQGTCFLNLESNYRSDPPSQGIRFCDRLSGRPVYIDLFDAPRKKGITSNMGMLVCGTSGGGKSITVNHILRTLYDQGAHCVTVDIGGSYKGLCELVGGYYFTYEEAKPIRFNPFYIPEGQTLDTEKKESLKALLVTLWKQENESFIRSEYVALSNALQGYYNHLRKHPGIFPSFNTFYDYLSGTYARVLKTHKVKDKDFDLDSFLYVLQPFYCGGEFDYLLNASDNIDLLEQRFVVIELDNIKDHPILFPVVTLIIMEMFLSKMRKLKGIRKVLTIDEAWKAIANSGMAGFIQYAFKTIRKFNGVPNVVTQELDDLISSPIVKDAIINNAAIKILMDMRSYLNKFDKLQATLGMSDKGKAQVLSVNKENRDIYIDLGGQVMKVVKNELSSEEYFAYTTEGTERVKIQELASIHGGMEQGITAMVKEQKNQK
- a CDS encoding DUF4133 domain-containing protein, which translates into the protein MAIYQINKGINKSIEFKGLKAQYIGYLGGGLVALLVLFAILYITGVPAYLCILVLAAAGGGLFYQVFQLSNRYGEHGLMKKTAKRYIPGYLKFSSRKLFLHLKQ
- a CDS encoding DUF4134 domain-containing protein yields the protein MVKIVFLLISVIALSIQDLWAADGNAGISEATNQVKGYFDTGTNLMYAIGAVSGLVGAIKVYKKWNDGEHDTGKMASAWFGSCIFLVVVATVLKSFFGI
- a CDS encoding RteC domain-containing protein, with the translated sequence MILKFSERLYADLNKDLNTLLLEEDHLVRRLEQSVHLCLKSLRKLKDFCKAHEPGSAGDEIRFFKQIKPKFKCQLIFHQSLLNIELRKPIGDSKVISDYYGQEINILNHFFESNRSFFQYVRTQATYLDQHYFMRGQYDVQLDPDLCIIDFDPAFSTSHDNKLAQVLASALLQEHLEQAIACLSRKETIAGADLELRDFDWKQTKVALIELIYSWHATEAFGKKNLKSIVKFIERAFNISLGNFYDTYDWLCGRPSPTLYIDEMKEAFMTRLQKKLKY
- a CDS encoding histidine kinase, which produces MTLKKKLLVHTFAWLVYISYELGFVAITSRIHITPAPLLIYYALNISLFYFNAHVLLSFAFLKTRRRYLNAACLIILELAVYLAIKYVLDNVLTGHYLIVSGRLPVSHLYIYENLYRGGSFTGLSIAYFSTRYMSRFREKAYQEETGKLRAITRNLELENQIISVENAYLQNQISPHLLFNSLSFIHSAVYKLSDAAGKGIMRLAELMRYSLLSANGNGTIPLPREIEQMENLIALCAMRFPGEFFVRVHKKGRLKGREIIPLALITLVENMLKHGDLGDKKNPARIRLELTENRLVFEASNKKRPVSLYPSGGLGLKNIEKRLQNHYRERYSMLIRDENEHFTITLNISL
- a CDS encoding LytTR family DNA-binding domain-containing protein, translated to MNLTCYIVDDESGAIDLLKEYIALMPGLELTGASQDPMTALDQITGEHAPDITFIDIDMRLLSGLELAGMVNLYTMVVFTTAFPQYALQAFSKEAFDYMLKPISYDRFADCVHRAKRKITKRLKASPAGLQDFFNIKSEIKGRMVRIKMEEVVYIEGAGNYITIHTRDTKHITYLTIKEIMPRLPSHFARIHRSFIVNINYIRIIERAQVRLENGRALVMGNNYKESFLDMMDARLIKTGRAS